The following are encoded together in the Robertmurraya sp. FSL R5-0851 genome:
- a CDS encoding ATP-binding cassette domain-containing protein, which produces MEYVIEMLGIRKEFPGIVANDNITLQLKQGEIHALLGENGAGKSTLMNVLFGLYQPEQGEIRVRGKAVKITNPNIANDLGIGMVHQHFMLVDKFTVTENIILGKETKSGLKIDLKKAEQEVREISERYGLAVDPQAKIADISVGMQQRVEILKTLYRGAEILIFDEPTAVLTPQEIKELIQIMKTLIKEGKSIILITHKLKEIMEVCDRCTVIRKGVGIGTVNVSETNPNELASLMVGREVTFKTEKADAKPAQSVLEINGLIVKDSRGLTAVNSLNLDVKAGEILGIAGVDGNGQTELIEAISGLRKSESGSIQLNGKEIRNLPPRKITEAGTGHIPQDRHKHGLVLDFPIGENMVLQTYYKTPFSKTGVLNFKQIYQKAKSLIQEFDVRTPSEFTLARALSGGNQQKAIIGREVDRNPDLLIAAQPTRGLDVGAIEFIHKRLIEQRDNGKAVLLLSFELDEILNVSDRIAVIYEGEIVAIVNPKETTEQELGLLMAGSKQKEVGEQTNV; this is translated from the coding sequence ATGGAATATGTTATTGAGATGCTAGGTATTCGTAAAGAATTCCCAGGAATCGTCGCAAACGATAATATTACTTTGCAACTAAAGCAAGGGGAAATTCATGCATTGCTTGGTGAAAACGGGGCAGGAAAATCAACATTAATGAATGTGCTGTTTGGTTTATATCAGCCGGAACAAGGGGAAATTCGTGTTCGAGGCAAAGCGGTGAAAATCACTAACCCAAATATTGCTAATGATTTAGGAATTGGAATGGTTCATCAGCATTTTATGCTAGTAGACAAGTTTACGGTAACAGAAAATATTATTCTTGGTAAGGAAACCAAATCAGGGTTGAAAATCGATTTAAAAAAGGCTGAGCAAGAAGTAAGAGAAATTTCCGAGCGCTATGGGCTAGCGGTTGATCCACAAGCAAAAATCGCTGATATTTCTGTTGGAATGCAACAAAGAGTAGAAATATTGAAAACGCTCTATAGAGGAGCCGAGATCTTGATTTTTGATGAGCCAACAGCTGTATTGACTCCACAGGAAATCAAAGAGCTTATACAAATTATGAAAACGCTTATTAAAGAGGGTAAGTCAATCATTCTAATTACTCATAAGCTTAAGGAAATTATGGAAGTATGTGACCGTTGTACTGTTATCCGTAAGGGTGTTGGGATTGGTACAGTAAATGTAAGTGAAACGAATCCAAATGAACTGGCAAGCTTGATGGTTGGTCGAGAAGTTACGTTTAAAACAGAAAAGGCAGATGCAAAGCCTGCTCAAAGTGTTCTAGAGATAAATGGTTTGATAGTGAAAGACTCTAGGGGATTAACAGCAGTAAATAGCCTGAATCTTGATGTGAAGGCAGGAGAAATCCTGGGTATTGCAGGTGTTGATGGGAATGGGCAAACAGAGTTAATTGAAGCGATTTCTGGATTGCGTAAATCAGAAAGTGGTTCAATCCAGCTGAATGGGAAAGAGATTCGAAATCTTCCTCCTCGTAAAATTACCGAGGCTGGTACAGGGCATATTCCACAGGACCGTCATAAGCACGGACTGGTTTTAGATTTTCCTATTGGGGAAAACATGGTGCTGCAAACATACTATAAAACACCATTTTCAAAAACTGGTGTTTTAAACTTCAAACAAATCTATCAAAAAGCAAAATCACTTATTCAAGAGTTTGATGTTCGTACACCAAGTGAATTTACTCTTGCAAGAGCTTTATCAGGGGGGAACCAACAAAAGGCGATCATCGGTCGTGAAGTAGATCGAAATCCGGATTTGCTCATCGCAGCTCAGCCAACACGTGGACTTGATGTTGGGGCCATTGAGTTTATTCATAAAAGACTAATTGAACAGCGAGACAATGGAAAAGCCGTATTATTGCTTTCCTTTGAACTTGATGAAATTCTTAATGTGAGTGACCGAATTGCGGTTATCTACGAAGGGGAAATCGTTGCTATTGTCAATCCAAAGGAAACAACGGAACAGGAACTTGGATTATTAATGGCTGGTTCCAAACAGAAGGAAGTAGGTGAACAAACAAATGTCTAA
- a CDS encoding ClpP family protease, translated as MDPIKYNKPDDGGGNEQETPKEEKSSSLIEKIQQLGQTNVPQLAQDSKIHCLTIVGQIEGHMTLPPQNKTTKYEHLIPQLVAIEQNPKIEGLLVVLNTVGGDVEAGLAISEMLASLSKPTVSIVLGGGHSIGVPIAVSCDYSYIAETATMTIHPIRLTGLFIGVPQTFEYLDKMQDRVVTFVTKHSKITEEKFKELMFEKGNLTRDIGTNVVGTDAVKYGLIDEVGGIGQAMKKLNELIAINSEGTEGLVQ; from the coding sequence ATGGACCCAATTAAATATAATAAACCGGATGATGGAGGGGGGAACGAACAAGAAACCCCAAAGGAAGAAAAATCATCAAGTTTAATTGAAAAAATCCAACAGTTAGGACAAACGAATGTTCCACAGTTAGCGCAGGATTCAAAAATACATTGCTTAACGATTGTCGGTCAGATTGAAGGTCATATGACCCTTCCACCGCAAAACAAAACGACGAAATACGAACATCTCATTCCGCAACTCGTAGCAATTGAGCAAAATCCGAAGATTGAGGGGTTACTTGTGGTCTTAAACACAGTAGGTGGCGATGTGGAAGCGGGGTTAGCGATATCTGAGATGCTTGCCTCCTTATCTAAGCCAACTGTGTCTATTGTGTTGGGTGGTGGCCACTCCATAGGAGTACCGATCGCGGTGTCATGTGATTACTCGTATATTGCAGAGACAGCAACGATGACGATTCATCCAATCCGTTTGACCGGTTTATTTATCGGTGTGCCTCAAACTTTTGAGTATTTAGATAAGATGCAGGATCGAGTGGTTACTTTTGTGACAAAGCACTCTAAGATTACAGAAGAGAAGTTTAAAGAATTAATGTTTGAAAAAGGAAACCTCACAAGAGATATCGGTACAAATGTAGTGGGGACGGATGCTGTAAAATACGGCTTAATTGATGAGGTTGGCGGGATTGGCCAAGCAATGAAGAAATTAAATGAACTCATTGCGATTAACAGTGAGGGAACAGAGGGGTTGGTTCAATGA
- a CDS encoding RNase J family beta-CASP ribonuclease: MNKRKNESIKLVALGGVGEFGKNMYVVDVDGDLFVLDAGLMFPENEMLGIDIVIPDITYLAQNKDRVKAIFLTHGHEDHIGALSYTLRELHVPVYGTKLTLALAKAKLDEQEYRGKTDFRIVTSDTVVNFDTCEVSFFKTNHSIPDSVGICVHTSEGAIVYTGDFKFDQAATDLYKPEIGKMAQIGENGVLCLLSDSTEAERPGYTPSESIVVREMSDAFYNAKGRIIAASFASDINRIQHVFDAAYESRRKIAVVGKSLEKIFHIALDLHYLQVHDELIIPIEEIDNYPDDEIVVLITGTQGEPIEALQKMAKQIHRQVNIKKGDTVLIAASPLRGSEVFIYKTIDMLFRAGAHVISGKRMVTTSSHGSQEELKFMINLMNPKLFIPVHGEFRMLKAHSKVAVQCGITTDRIFIPERGEVLEIKNERFKPAGKVPAGNVLIDGSGVGDVGNIVLRDRRLLSQDGILIVVVTLSRAEKKITAGPEIISRGFVYVRESEKLMEESTQLVRSIVERNTTRESFDWGTMKQSMRDELNQFLYDKTKRRPMILPIIMEI, from the coding sequence TTGAATAAGAGAAAGAATGAAAGTATTAAGCTTGTGGCTCTGGGGGGAGTCGGAGAGTTCGGGAAAAATATGTATGTGGTTGACGTGGACGGTGATTTATTTGTATTAGATGCAGGATTAATGTTTCCTGAAAATGAAATGCTAGGAATTGATATTGTTATTCCGGACATTACATATTTAGCTCAAAATAAAGATCGAGTAAAAGCTATTTTTCTAACACATGGGCATGAGGATCATATTGGGGCATTATCTTATACATTAAGAGAGTTACATGTTCCTGTATATGGAACGAAGCTAACGCTTGCACTTGCAAAAGCAAAATTGGACGAGCAGGAATACAGAGGAAAAACGGATTTCCGCATCGTTACTTCAGATACTGTTGTGAATTTTGATACGTGTGAAGTATCTTTCTTCAAAACAAATCATAGTATCCCAGACTCTGTTGGAATCTGTGTTCATACATCTGAAGGGGCAATTGTATATACAGGAGATTTTAAATTTGATCAGGCAGCGACAGATCTTTATAAACCTGAAATTGGCAAAATGGCCCAAATTGGGGAAAACGGGGTTCTTTGCTTATTATCTGATAGCACGGAAGCGGAAAGGCCTGGTTACACACCTTCTGAATCAATTGTTGTAAGGGAAATGTCTGATGCATTTTATAATGCGAAAGGAAGAATTATTGCAGCATCATTTGCATCTGACATTAATCGTATTCAGCATGTGTTTGATGCAGCATATGAAAGCAGAAGAAAGATTGCTGTAGTTGGAAAAAGTTTGGAAAAGATCTTTCACATTGCATTGGATTTACATTACTTGCAAGTTCACGATGAACTAATCATCCCAATTGAAGAAATTGATAATTATCCAGACGATGAGATTGTAGTATTAATAACAGGAACACAAGGTGAACCGATTGAAGCCCTCCAAAAAATGGCAAAACAAATTCATCGACAAGTAAATATCAAAAAAGGTGACACGGTCCTTATTGCTGCCTCTCCTCTTAGAGGGAGTGAAGTGTTTATTTATAAAACAATTGATATGTTGTTCCGCGCAGGAGCTCATGTGATCTCCGGAAAAAGAATGGTGACTACTTCTAGCCATGGTAGCCAAGAAGAGCTGAAGTTTATGATCAACTTGATGAACCCTAAGTTGTTTATTCCTGTTCATGGGGAATTTCGAATGCTTAAGGCTCATAGCAAAGTGGCTGTCCAATGTGGAATTACAACGGATCGTATTTTCATTCCTGAAAGAGGAGAAGTTTTAGAAATTAAAAATGAGCGTTTTAAACCCGCTGGAAAAGTACCTGCTGGAAATGTTCTTATCGATGGCAGCGGCGTAGGAGATGTTGGTAACATCGTTCTGAGGGATCGACGTTTATTGTCTCAGGATGGTATTTTAATCGTTGTTGTCACACTAAGCAGAGCAGAAAAGAAAATCACTGCTGGTCCAGAGATCATATCACGTGGTTTTGTTTATGTAAGAGAGTCAGAAAAGCTGATGGAAGAATCTACACAGCTTGTTAGAAGTATTGTTGAAAGAAACACAACCAGAGAGTCATTTGATTGGGGAACGATGAAGCAAAGTATGAGAGATGAATTAAATCAATTTCTGTACGACAAAACAAAACGTCGACCAATGATTCTCCCGATTATTATGGAAATATAA
- a CDS encoding DNA translocase FtsK, producing the protein MAKKKRRQTRSKDGFKRTVKFELIGLILIALATISIARLGAVGHAVVMFFRFFSGEWYMVNLISLAVIGAYFMWKREIPSFFQSKWIGMYFIVSALLLLSHVTLFELLANDGRTESPSVIKNTFELYWMEVRGETSTTDLGGGMIGALLFAMSYYLFAEAGTKIIAALFFIIGFILLTGRTLGEPLGRAIIAFGQFLKKQIHAFGDDMKGWRNERSEKNKKKKEEKRKAIEKKEQEERVIPISSAMTPPEEERVVEPIISSFTERAYSEPPVEQTTKKGKSQSQTEDDSVPPITFTEVENKDYELPSIHLLKAPRHTDQSGEYELIHANAAKLERTFLSFGVKAKVTQVHLGPAVTKYEVHPDVGVKVSKIVNLSDDLALALAAKDIRMEAPIPGKSAIGIEVPNSEVAMVSLREVLESKKNDRPESKLMIGLGRDITGEAVLAELNKMPHLLVAGATGSGKSVCINGIITSILMRAKPHEVKLMMIDPKMVELNVYNGVPHLLAPVVTDPKKASQALKKVVSEMERRYELFSHTGTRNIEGYNDYIRRINLEEDTKQPLLPYIVVIVDELADLMMVASSDVEDAITRLAQMARAAGIHLIIATQRPSVDVITGVIKANIPSRIAFAVSSQIDSRTILDSGGAEKLLGRGDMLFMPVGASKPIRVQGAFLSDEEVEEIVDFVIGQQKAQYQQEMIPDDIPEPTSEVDDDLYDDAVDLILEMQTASVSMLQRRFRIGYSRAARLIDEMELRGVVGPYEGSKPRTVLMTKPAEDSSVGKID; encoded by the coding sequence ATGGCAAAGAAAAAAAGACGACAAACAAGAAGCAAGGATGGTTTTAAGCGAACGGTTAAATTCGAACTCATTGGACTTATACTTATTGCATTAGCGACTATTTCCATTGCCAGACTTGGTGCGGTTGGACATGCTGTTGTTATGTTCTTTCGCTTCTTTTCGGGCGAATGGTATATGGTGAATTTAATTAGTTTGGCAGTCATTGGTGCGTATTTTATGTGGAAACGTGAAATTCCATCCTTTTTCCAGAGTAAATGGATAGGAATGTATTTTATTGTTTCTGCTCTATTACTTCTGAGCCATGTTACATTGTTTGAACTTCTTGCAAATGATGGGAGAACAGAAAGCCCAAGTGTAATAAAAAATACGTTCGAGCTTTATTGGATGGAAGTTAGAGGAGAAACGAGTACCACCGATTTAGGCGGGGGAATGATTGGTGCACTTTTATTTGCCATGTCCTATTATTTGTTTGCTGAAGCAGGAACAAAAATTATAGCTGCTTTATTTTTTATTATTGGCTTCATTTTGCTCACTGGTAGAACCTTAGGTGAACCGCTAGGAAGAGCCATCATTGCATTTGGTCAGTTTCTAAAGAAACAGATTCATGCTTTTGGCGATGATATGAAAGGTTGGAGAAATGAGCGTTCGGAAAAAAACAAGAAAAAGAAAGAAGAAAAACGAAAAGCAATAGAAAAAAAGGAACAAGAAGAAAGAGTCATTCCTATTTCAAGTGCAATGACGCCTCCAGAAGAAGAAAGAGTCGTTGAACCAATCATTTCAAGCTTTACAGAGAGAGCTTATTCGGAACCACCTGTGGAACAAACGACAAAAAAAGGGAAGTCTCAGTCACAAACGGAAGACGATAGTGTTCCGCCAATTACGTTTACGGAAGTGGAGAATAAAGATTATGAGCTTCCTTCGATTCATTTGTTAAAAGCACCTCGTCATACGGATCAAAGTGGCGAATATGAGCTTATCCATGCGAATGCAGCAAAGCTTGAACGAACGTTCTTAAGCTTTGGAGTAAAAGCGAAAGTAACACAAGTTCATTTAGGTCCTGCTGTTACTAAGTATGAAGTTCATCCAGATGTAGGTGTGAAGGTTAGTAAAATTGTTAATTTAAGTGATGATTTAGCACTTGCTTTAGCGGCTAAGGATATCCGAATGGAAGCACCAATCCCAGGCAAATCTGCGATTGGAATAGAAGTGCCTAACTCCGAGGTTGCTATGGTATCTCTACGTGAAGTTTTAGAGTCTAAGAAGAACGACCGACCAGAATCAAAGCTTATGATTGGACTTGGGCGTGATATTACGGGCGAAGCAGTTTTAGCTGAATTAAACAAAATGCCACACTTACTTGTTGCTGGTGCAACTGGAAGTGGTAAGAGTGTATGTATTAATGGAATTATTACGAGTATCTTAATGAGGGCAAAACCGCATGAAGTAAAATTAATGATGATCGACCCGAAGATGGTAGAGTTGAATGTTTATAATGGGGTCCCACATTTATTAGCCCCTGTTGTAACCGATCCAAAGAAGGCATCACAGGCATTGAAAAAAGTAGTAAGTGAGATGGAAAGACGGTATGAGCTCTTTTCCCATACAGGAACTCGTAATATTGAAGGATATAATGATTATATTCGCCGAATTAATTTGGAGGAAGATACAAAGCAACCACTTCTTCCGTATATTGTTGTTATTGTGGACGAGCTTGCTGACTTAATGATGGTGGCCTCATCAGATGTGGAGGATGCTATTACAAGATTAGCTCAAATGGCTCGTGCAGCGGGTATTCATTTAATTATTGCTACTCAGCGTCCATCAGTTGATGTTATTACCGGTGTTATTAAAGCAAATATTCCATCAAGAATTGCTTTTGCCGTTTCCTCACAAATCGACTCACGGACAATCTTGGATTCCGGAGGAGCAGAAAAACTGCTTGGCCGCGGGGATATGCTCTTTATGCCAGTAGGTGCGTCAAAGCCTATACGCGTACAGGGTGCATTTTTATCGGACGAAGAAGTAGAAGAGATAGTCGATTTTGTTATTGGTCAACAAAAGGCACAGTATCAACAGGAAATGATTCCAGATGATATTCCTGAGCCTACCTCTGAAGTGGATGATGATTTATATGATGACGCTGTTGATCTCATTCTTGAAATGCAAACGGCCTCCGTCTCTATGCTACAACGAAGATTTCGTATTGGTTATTCTCGTGCAGCACGTCTTATTGATGAAATGGAGCTAAGAGGAGTGGTAGGACCATACGAAGGAAGTAAACCACGAACGGTGTTAATGACGAAGCCTGCTGAAGATTCCTCAGTAGGAAAAATAGACTAG
- the dapG gene encoding aspartate kinase, producing the protein MRMIVQKFGGTSVKDEKSRNLAIGHIKNALAEGYKVVVVVSAMGRKGDPYATDTLLSLIGGAQSLISKREQDLLLSCGEAISSVVFSNLLLEAGVNATSLTGAQAGFLTTDDHTNAKIIKMKCERVIEELEQHDVVVVAGFQGAAQNGDITTIGRGGSDTSAAALGAALKAEVIDIFTDVEGIMTADPRIAENARPLSVVTYTEVCNMAYQGAKVIHPRAVEIAMQAKVPIRIRSTYSDGEGTLVTSISNDHRGSDIKERTVTGIAHLSPVTQIKVLAKKGQYNLQAEVFKSMANEKISVDFINISPNGVVYTVSSEMTDKALTVLRDLGHEPEFEKNCAKVSVVGAGIAGVPGVTSKIVSALSENGIRILQSADSHTTIWVLVKEDDLVTAVNSLHDAFNLDEEN; encoded by the coding sequence ATGAGAATGATTGTTCAAAAATTCGGTGGCACTTCAGTAAAAGATGAAAAAAGTCGAAATCTTGCAATTGGACATATTAAAAATGCATTAGCTGAAGGGTATAAAGTAGTGGTTGTGGTATCGGCTATGGGTCGAAAAGGTGATCCATATGCAACAGACACTTTGCTATCCTTAATCGGCGGTGCACAGAGTCTAATATCTAAACGTGAACAAGACTTATTACTATCATGTGGGGAAGCCATTTCGAGTGTGGTCTTCTCCAACTTACTGCTTGAAGCAGGGGTTAACGCGACTTCGTTAACTGGTGCGCAAGCAGGTTTTCTAACTACTGATGACCATACAAATGCAAAGATTATTAAGATGAAGTGTGAGCGTGTGATTGAAGAACTGGAACAACATGATGTAGTAGTAGTTGCAGGCTTTCAGGGTGCCGCTCAAAATGGTGACATTACAACGATTGGACGTGGAGGAAGTGACACGTCAGCTGCAGCACTTGGAGCAGCCTTAAAAGCAGAGGTTATCGACATATTTACAGATGTCGAAGGAATTATGACAGCAGACCCTAGAATTGCTGAAAATGCTAGACCACTTTCGGTTGTTACGTATACAGAAGTATGTAATATGGCGTATCAGGGCGCCAAAGTTATTCACCCAAGAGCGGTTGAAATTGCTATGCAAGCGAAGGTACCAATCAGGATTCGCTCTACCTATTCGGATGGTGAAGGGACGCTTGTAACTTCTATTTCGAATGATCATCGTGGAAGTGATATAAAAGAACGGACGGTTACGGGAATTGCCCATCTGTCACCAGTTACTCAAATAAAGGTACTTGCAAAAAAAGGTCAGTATAACCTTCAAGCTGAAGTGTTTAAGTCAATGGCCAATGAGAAGATTAGTGTTGATTTTATAAACATTTCACCTAATGGAGTGGTTTACACGGTATCCAGTGAAATGACAGATAAAGCACTAACAGTTCTTCGTGATTTGGGTCATGAGCCTGAGTTTGAGAAAAATTGTGCAAAGGTCTCTGTTGTGGGTGCAGGAATAGCAGGTGTTCCTGGAGTAACTTCAAAGATTGTTTCAGCACTTTCTGAAAATGGAATTCGTATTCTTCAATCGGCTGATAGTCATACAACGATATGGGTTCTTGTTAAGGAAGATGATCTTGTAACAGCTGTTAATTCGTTGCATGATGCCTTTAACCTTGATGAAGAGAACTAA
- the dapA gene encoding 4-hydroxy-tetrahydrodipicolinate synthase codes for MVLFGRVSTAMVTPFDSKGHIDFAKTTLLINHLIENGSDSLVIAGTTGESPTLSKEEKIALFQHVVKVVDKRIPVIAGTGSNNTYATIELTKKAEEIGVDAVMIVAPYYNKPNQEGLYQHFKAAAEATSLPVMVYNIPGRSVVNILPETIIRLSKIANIVAVKEASGNLNAMTAIIAGTDDDFLLYSGDDGLTIPVLSIGGVGIVSVASHVIGNEMQEMVSAFVNGDIQAAAKKHQQLLPKMEGLFKAPSPAPVKTALQIKGLDVGSVRLPLVPLNEEERAQIISLFR; via the coding sequence ATGGTTTTATTTGGTCGAGTTTCTACGGCGATGGTTACGCCTTTTGATAGCAAAGGGCATATTGATTTTGCAAAAACAACATTATTAATCAATCACTTGATTGAAAATGGTTCAGATTCACTTGTTATTGCTGGGACAACTGGTGAGTCTCCAACGTTATCGAAGGAAGAGAAAATCGCTTTGTTTCAACATGTGGTGAAGGTTGTTGATAAGCGTATTCCTGTTATTGCAGGAACGGGAAGCAATAACACATATGCTACCATTGAGCTAACAAAGAAAGCAGAGGAAATTGGCGTAGACGCTGTGATGATCGTTGCTCCTTATTATAATAAACCAAATCAAGAAGGCTTGTATCAGCATTTTAAGGCAGCTGCTGAGGCAACATCTCTTCCTGTCATGGTGTACAATATCCCAGGTAGATCAGTTGTCAATATCTTACCAGAAACAATCATTCGCTTATCTAAAATCGCTAATATTGTAGCCGTTAAAGAGGCTAGTGGCAATTTAAATGCCATGACAGCAATTATTGCTGGTACAGATGATGACTTCTTGTTGTACAGTGGTGATGATGGGCTAACAATTCCAGTTCTTTCAATTGGTGGGGTAGGGATTGTGTCAGTAGCCTCACATGTGATCGGAAATGAGATGCAAGAAATGGTGTCAGCTTTTGTAAATGGAGATATTCAAGCGGCAGCAAAGAAGCATCAACAGCTCCTACCAAAAATGGAAGGATTGTTTAAAGCACCGAGCCCAGCTCCTGTAAAAACAGCTCTTCAAATTAAAGGTCTTGATGTGGGCTCTGTAAGACTTCCTTTAGTACCATTGAATGAAGAAGAAAGAGCACAGATAATCTCGTTATTTCGCTAA
- a CDS encoding GntR family transcriptional regulator: MSIKSDNRHLYLQVIDRLKKDIESGVYKEKEKLPSEFDLAKQLGVSRATLREALRILEEENVIIRRHGVGTFVHAKPLFTSGIEQLNSVTNMIVQAGMKPGTIFLSSSTQGATEEDIRRFSCSADDEIVVMERVRTANGEPVVYCIDKVPNKILPETFSHGEESIFNILEEEANRNITYAVAQIEPIGYHEKVSPILECDPETALLVLKQMHFDEIDEPILFSVNYFRADKFSFHVLRKRI, translated from the coding sequence ATGTCTATTAAGTCAGATAACCGACATTTGTATTTACAGGTCATCGATCGGCTAAAAAAGGATATTGAGTCGGGGGTATACAAAGAGAAAGAAAAACTCCCGTCTGAATTTGACCTTGCTAAGCAGCTCGGTGTGAGCAGGGCGACGCTTCGAGAAGCACTGCGAATTCTTGAAGAGGAAAACGTCATCATTCGTCGTCATGGGGTAGGGACGTTTGTCCATGCTAAGCCGCTATTTACGTCGGGAATTGAACAACTAAATAGTGTAACGAACATGATTGTTCAAGCAGGTATGAAACCAGGTACCATTTTCTTGAGCTCATCAACTCAAGGAGCTACCGAAGAGGACATCCGTCGTTTCTCATGTTCTGCAGATGATGAAATTGTGGTAATGGAGAGAGTTCGAACAGCCAATGGAGAACCAGTTGTATATTGTATCGACAAAGTTCCTAACAAAATTTTGCCTGAGACCTTTTCACATGGAGAGGAATCAATCTTCAACATACTAGAAGAGGAAGCAAATCGAAATATTACATATGCTGTGGCTCAAATCGAACCAATCGGTTATCATGAAAAAGTTTCCCCCATCTTAGAATGTGACCCTGAAACTGCTTTGCTTGTTTTAAAGCAAATGCATTTTGACGAAATCGATGAACCAATCCTTTTTTCGGTAAACTACTTTAGAGCCGATAAATTTAGTTTTCATGTACTTCGAAAAAGAATATAA
- a CDS encoding BMP family lipoprotein — protein MKKRKFGLALSLVLAAGTILGACGKAEEENNAAEGGNTETTEDAFTVAMVTDVGGVDDKSFNQSAWEGLQAYGEEVGLEKGKDGFDYLQSQSDADYSTNLNTLARQGFDLVFGIGFLMEGAIKEIAAQQKESNFGIVDALVEEPNVVSIMFKEQEAAFLAGVAAAKATTSNKIGFLGGMEIPVIERFETGFKAGVAAVNPDITVDVQYAGAFDKAEVGQTIASSMYSKGIDVIFHAAGGTGNGLFKEARDLKKKEPERQVWAIGVDSDQTAEGVVEIDGKEHNVIITSALKRVDNAVKDLSLKAKDGDFPGGETITYGLSEDGVGLAPINEEVAAKADIETAVADFSEKIKNGDLVIPSTLEELKSFSVQ, from the coding sequence ATGAAAAAGCGTAAATTCGGTTTAGCTCTATCATTGGTTCTTGCTGCTGGAACTATTTTAGGCGCATGTGGAAAAGCAGAAGAAGAAAACAATGCAGCTGAAGGTGGCAACACAGAAACAACAGAAGACGCATTTACTGTAGCAATGGTTACTGACGTAGGTGGAGTGGATGACAAGTCATTCAACCAATCTGCATGGGAAGGTCTTCAAGCATATGGTGAAGAAGTGGGCCTTGAAAAAGGTAAAGATGGTTTTGACTACCTACAATCACAATCAGATGCTGATTATTCTACAAACTTAAACACTCTTGCTCGTCAAGGTTTTGATCTAGTATTCGGTATTGGTTTCCTTATGGAAGGTGCAATTAAAGAAATCGCTGCACAACAAAAAGAAAGCAACTTCGGAATCGTTGATGCTCTTGTTGAAGAGCCAAATGTTGTAAGCATTATGTTTAAAGAACAAGAAGCAGCTTTCTTAGCTGGTGTAGCTGCGGCAAAAGCTACTACTTCTAATAAAATCGGTTTCCTTGGCGGAATGGAAATTCCTGTTATCGAGCGTTTTGAAACTGGATTTAAAGCTGGCGTTGCTGCTGTAAACCCTGATATTACGGTTGACGTACAATATGCTGGTGCTTTCGACAAAGCGGAAGTTGGTCAAACAATTGCTTCTAGCATGTATTCTAAAGGTATTGACGTAATTTTCCATGCAGCTGGTGGAACTGGTAACGGTTTATTCAAAGAAGCTCGTGACCTTAAGAAGAAAGAGCCTGAAAGACAAGTTTGGGCAATCGGTGTTGACTCTGACCAAACAGCTGAGGGTGTAGTAGAAATCGATGGCAAAGAGCATAACGTAATCATTACTTCAGCACTTAAGCGTGTTGACAACGCTGTTAAAGACCTTTCTTTAAAAGCTAAAGATGGAGACTTCCCTGGTGGAGAAACAATTACTTACGGTCTGTCTGAAGATGGTGTTGGTCTAGCTCCAATTAACGAAGAAGTTGCAGCTAAAGCTGACATTGAAACAGCAGTTGCAGATTTCTCTGAAAAAATTAAGAACGGCGATCTAGTGATCCCTTCTACTTTAGAAGAGTTAAAATCTTTCTCTGTACAATAA
- a CDS encoding YlzJ-like family protein, whose amino-acid sequence MILYTLTPPEMIYPNANSDVTQLKMYDLDGIPLLVESDAEGAYRVVRVMSSDPAHYLDERCTPGAKISFL is encoded by the coding sequence ATGATCCTTTATACCCTCACCCCACCAGAAATGATTTATCCGAATGCCAATTCGGATGTTACTCAACTGAAAATGTATGATCTTGATGGGATTCCCTTATTAGTCGAATCTGACGCAGAAGGTGCTTATCGAGTGGTTCGTGTTATGAGTAGTGACCCGGCTCATTATTTAGATGAAAGATGTACACCAGGAGCAAAAATATCTTTCTTGTAA